A portion of the Glandiceps talaboti chromosome 13, keGlaTala1.1, whole genome shotgun sequence genome contains these proteins:
- the LOC144444937 gene encoding uncharacterized protein LOC144444937, with the protein MDQRLLDIYVGPMLELITTCCSFMVSAMGLPNISPFPLLPSERKPNISDCPATLNLFPNPPDEDSIGMYYAQHSTPVRCPFIGRHFWNYGCTSGNSTLEICNYPYDTLEDSNLCTDPQDLGKQRNIYKCVASWEGLHGVKFLLVSKENENGAMNNKNNYCYAYKEYSNGVLIGTIQYHQCTAINPFASRRQKQTAVVVQQVPIKENCDIAGRSTLSLPHPTTSYQVVLSVAMVMLQVMG; encoded by the exons ATGG ATCAACGTTTATTGGATATTTATGTTGGTCCTATGTTAGAGTTAATCACAACGTGTTGCTCATTTATGGTAAGTGCTATGGGTCTGC CAAACATCTCACCTTTTCCCCTGTTACCAAGTGAAAGGAAGccaaatatttcagattgccCAGCTACGCTAAATCTTTTCCCAAATCCACCTGACGAGGACTCTATTGGGATGTATTATG CTCAACATTCCACCCCTGTCAGATGCCCCTTTATCGGTCGACATTTTTGGAACTATGGATGTACATCCGGGAACTCTACCTTAGAAATTTGCAATTATCCGTATGATACATTGGAAGATAGTAACCTCTGTACAGACCCACAAGACTTAG GTAAACAAAGAAACATTTACAAGTgcgttgcatcatgggaaggCTTACACGGCGTTAAATTTCTACTGGTTtctaaagaaaatgaaaatggtgctatgaataataaaaataattactgTTAC gCATATAAAGAATACTCTAATGGCGTTTTAATAGGAACCATACAGTATCACCAATGCACAGCCATCAACCCATTTGCTTCAagaagacaaaaacaaacagctGTGGTAGTCCAACAAG TGCCAATCAAGGAAAACTGTGACATTGCTGGTAGATCAACACTATCACTACCTCATCCAACGACGTCATACCAAGTTGTTCTttcagttgccatggtgatgttGCAGGTCATGGGTTAA